TTAAAGTAACTGATTTGTCTACAGATACAGCGCTTGACGGCGACAAAATCACTTCGGGAAAAATAATTGAGCTGTATAAGGTATTTCCATCATACAAAGATGTCCTTGGAAACTCCACGCTTAGAGATACGTTGAATGCAACTATTTCTAACGGAACGCTTATATTTAATTCGCCGAATGATGAAGGCGCTTACATGATGAAGTTTAGGTTTACTGCCAATGTAAGCGGCGTAACCGAAACAGGAATCGGGAATGCCTTTTTCATGCTGAAAAAATACATGGTTTGGGGCCAGCTTTACGGCGCGCAACAAGGCCAGTGGTTTGTGAAACAGGGGCAGAATGCTACTCTTCAAGTAACTGTAATGGATATAAATGACGCCCAGACAGTGTTTGGCGGCCAGAAAAGCCAGAAGACCTGCACTGGATGCACGGGATTTGAGATTACTGCTACTCAAATAAGAAACGACCAGCAGTTTAAGGTACATAATTTAGGAGATTACCAAGTTTTAAAGGGGATCATTATTAATTCTACAAATCCAGTTGCCAATCTTACTATAGTGCCGGGACCGAACATGCAGCCCGGCTGGTATAGCGTTGATATAATCGTTACAGATTCCCTTACTAACGCGACATATTTCGGCTGGGGCGGATTTGAAATCAGGAATTTTTGGGTTGACGCCCGCAGGGCGTACTGGGATGAAAACAATGTTTCCGGCTATTCAATGCTTGATATGATGGACGGCGGCATGGGTGGCGAGACATACGGCGTTAACAGCTCTGTGGAATTAGTTGTCATTGCAAGAGAGCCAAACAGTTTCAGCCCCGAAGGGAAACCGCTTTCAACACCTCCTGTTTTGGAAAGCATTGCGTCATCAAAGACATGGCCTCCGGTGCCGATATCAGGATATACATACAAGGTGAGTAATCGAACAGTAACTGTCTGTAAGGTTATGGACGAAGGCAGCCCGATGTGCTTTGGAAATTTTTCCGCTTACGTTATAAATATTTCGGGCCTTCCTGATAAGCAGGCAGACTATATGGCAAATGTCCGCGTCAATGTCAGTGGAGTAACTGATGTCGGAACATTCAGGTTCGGTACTTCGTCATACCGGGCGAACAGTGATTATAGAAGGGATTCGTTCCCGCCAATGTTTGCAACAAGCGAAAATTTAACTATAAACTTTACCGGCATTACCATTACCATAGGTAACGAGAAAGCAGGTGCGCACAATTTGACAAATGTGACTGTTCAGGAGTTGTTCTCGCCAAAATTGGGAAGGCCAATAAAGATGAAATATGGGCAGAATTATACAACTGACTGCAATCTTACAAATGATGAAGGGCAATACTGCCAAATAAGCGTCAATCTTTCAAATCTGCCAAGCGGCGAATACAATGCAAGGTTTGCTGTTGTTGACAGCCCTGAAGCAGAAGCCAAAATCGAGGAAATATTTTTCAAGATACAGGGCACTATAATTGCAATTCCATCCATTGAAGAGGCGTGGGTATGGGAAAGCGATACTGTAAGCAAAAAAGTGGATAATGATGTTAGGAGAGCCGAGTGGTCGTGGTGTCAGGATGCTAAGACAACGGCGGTTTTAGGCGCGTATCGCTTCTGCGGCGATTACAACATTCCGTGTGAAGGGATGTGTCAGTCCCAGCAATTCAACCTGACAGTAAAGAATGTTTCATACACGAAAGAAATCTTCGGATATATTTCGCTGACAGGCGATAAGTCATGGATGTTTGGAGATTCGCAGGCAGTTAATAAAGAGAGAATGTGCGTTTATGCTAACGGCACTCATTTATGGATTAATTCAACAGATGATGAATCCGATAATGTAACACTTTGTGATTTAACGCAAACGGTGCCTATAATTACTACGGAAAACTTCACAGATAGCGCCGGCGGGCAATGGAGGCTTGATGCAATAGGCGACCAGAGCATTACTTTAACAGGCCTTAATACGCTATACGGCACCGGGGCGCTGATAAATACTTCATATTCAAGGAGCGGCATAATCAAGTTCGGCCAGATTTGGGAAAATAATCTCGGAGCATATACCCAGCAGGGCAGAAAAGGAATCGACCTCAATAATGACGGAAATCCGACAAACGGCACGGTTTACTTTGCAATAGCGGACAGCGCTGTTTCAGGAGTTTATGACACATTCTTCTTTTCAACAGATGGAAACTTCTCAGACCCGATTTCAGCCAATGACGCAAACAGATCAAACAGGGAATTCGGCAAGGGTCTCTCAAAAGATAAACTTACTCTACTTAGCATAGATTCTCGCGGCCAGCGTTTGAAATTCTACTCAAAGCAGATTGGCGACTGGGCGCACATGGGCGACATCAAAATTGGAAATAACATAACTCTTCCGGTTATTGTAACCTCGCCTTCAGGTACTGAGGAGAATGCGCTTGTTTCACTTACTGCATTCAAGAACACAAGAACGTGGAGATTGACGCAAATAACGCTTGTGTCTGATGTTAACATCACCGGCGTAGGAGAGCTTAGATTCAACAGCAGCGATTTGGGACCTACAGGAGACTATTCCTTTGGAATAGAAACCAATTCAGGCGACAAGCTCGAGGAATGGAAATGGCCTATGGCAACTGTCCGCGGATTTTTGGTTGACGGCGAAGTGGGCGAGGCAGTGTACATTAATACTTTCAAGCAATTGCCGCTTACATGGAAGAATTGGGATTCGGGAATTGTAAGGATACAACAGGACAGAAGAAATAGTACTCCCGGATATATTGTTGACGGCGTATTAGCAAATGCGCACGAGATTCCATCGAATGTATGCACTTTCTCAAATGCTACTGATACCAATGCATCAGCATCTATAGATCCTAACGAAATAAAAATATTGATGGATGACAATAATGGTCCCGCAGTTCATTTCATGTATAATATTACAGAGCAAAAACTCTATATGAATGCATCTTTGCCGTGCCATTTTAATGTCAGCGACTTAGGTGCGGGCTATAGTGCAGGTGACTCGCTGATAATTAGTAAATATGGCAGAAATTACAACGTCTCTGTGTTGACTGTTGATAATAATTTGTACAATGATAACAGCAATTTATGGAACGTATTTATTTCGAATAATGATACTTGGACTCCATTCCCGAATTCAAACGTTTATAACGTGAATATTGTTCAAAACGCAATAACTGGAATGCCATTACCGTCCGATCAGTATGACTGGAATTCGACGCATTTTAAATTGACTATAAATGAAAGTTATAACACTGGCGAATACAATATCACCTATCAGTATTACGGCAGAAGCTGGCGCGCAGACTTCGGCGTTGCAGGCGTAAATTCATCCGTAATTATGCCGATGGTAAACAATACTGGAAACCTGCATTGGGGCCTTGAATGGGGCTATATGCAGAATGTCAGCATATTCGGGCAGTATTATGACGTAATACTTGCGAATGACACATATAATTATACAAGATGTATGTTTGAATCAAGCGGCGACGGCATGTGCGTCAAGAAAGCATGGATTGTGCCGACATCGATAGGAAACTTTTCAAGCCCCGAAGTTCGAAATGTTACTTTCGGTCAAAATTTCACATCCGATTTATATATTGCATCAGTCGGCTCAAGGGACGGCGATGGAATTATTGTGGGCAACTTTTCGGCTTTGAACGCATCGTATCCTCTTCCTGCAATAGGAGGCCTTCAGCTGGCGGATAATACGACAAGTTACTTCGCGGTATTGAATGAAAGCGCATTGGGTTATGACCTTGATAAGAACGGCAATAAGAACAATACATTCTATGCATTGGCATTTGATTCTGATTTCAATAATCAGCAAAACCTTACGAGTATTCTTATCGATGACGACGTGCAATTGCTGCCGTGGTCATTCAGGGTGGGAGAGACTGAAACACAAATAGATTTCGATTCTGAAGAATCTTTTAATGTGAATAATACTTTGAGCAGAATAAATGAGATGTGGAACGGCCTGCCTTCAGGCATATCAAACGGCAATGCAAGGTTTGGAGAAGATTATAATGATACTATGTGGGAAAATCAGCCGAACTGGGATGTGCCGTTCTACAACGGAACGCATATGCTTCTGAAGAAATCTAAATGGAGCATATATCCGGAACAGCCCGTAGATGTCTTGCTGAAAGTATTTACGTTCAATCAGGAGCCGTTATCCGGAGCAAATATCAGTGTCAATGTGGCAAGGTCCACATTCACAGGATTCCAGAGGTTAGAAGAACTCACTCATTTCACCGTTGAAAGAACCTTTAATACAACTGACAGTTACGGCTATGAGCTGATTAAGATAATTCCAAACGGTTCATGGGTTCCTGCGCAATATCAGATAGTTGCAGAAGTGCAGACCGCGCTTGGAAATGAAACATTTGAGCGCTGGTTTAATGTTGGATTTTAGCGGCTTTTGAATTTGGGAGTAATTGGGTAATTTTATGATAAAAAAAATATTTGTGATTTTATTTGTGCTGGCTTTATTGCCTTCAGTAGCTATGGCAACGCTTACAGTGACTGCTTCCCAGTCAGGAGCGGATTCCGGCAGCGTTATTTCGGGAAAAACATTTACAATCTCTGCTTCCGGATGGTCGGGCGACTGCAGTTCAGCGAACCTTGATTTAACTAGTTGTGCAGTGTGTAACGTATCCGAAAGCCAGATAAAATCTTTAAGCGGCTCAAGCGTTTCATGGACAACAATCACCGCAAGCAAGGCAAATTCGCAATCGATTTCTGTGAGCGTTTCGGGCTCATGCACGCCGGATTCAGGCAGCGTATTATTTGATGTGAAAAACCCGCCATCACTTTCTGCAACAGCAACATCCGCAGTTTCAATTACTCAAGGGTCTGCTGCTTCATTTAGCCTGAATATCCAAAATTCCGGCGAGACCACGGCAAAATTCGGGACAATCACTGCTTCCGGAGGCAGCGGGCTTTCTTTATCGGACTGCGCTCCTTCAGACATTTCCGGAAGCCAAAGCCTTGGATTATCCTGCACAATAACCGCATCTTCTTCAGCTACACCCGTTGCGCAAACACTTACAATAAGCATAACGCCCTCAAATGCTGATTCGATAACAAAAACAATTTCAGTAACAGTCAGCGCATCCGGAGGCGATGATGTTGGCGGCGATACTGGCAGTTCCAGCGGCGGCGGCGGAGCAAGCGGCGGCGCAGCAGCAGTTAATAAAAAGAACGTGACTCATAAGCCCGTTCCTCCGGGCATTATGAACAACACAAAGCTTCAGGCAGCAATTGAAAAAGTGCTTGCAAAAGGCAAGCTCAGCCCGGAAGCTATAGGTAATCTTATGCGTCTCTCAAATGCGATATCTAGTGAAAGCACAATATCGCGCACAATCAATTCAGGGGCATCAAAATCAAACGTAACCACAAAGATAAAATACACCGGCTTAAAGGCTGCAAAGAATTTTGTGGTTTATGAAAAAGTGCCGAAAACATTTGCAAACTCTTCGGACTTAATTACGGTTACAGCAGCCGGGGCAAAAGTCGAAGTTGTCCTGAAAGACCCTGAATACGCAATAGTGTTTGACACTGTAAATCCGAACCAGGAGCTTGAAATAACCTATTCAGTCAGCAAGTCTGTTTCGACAAATGTTGTTGATTTATTCGCATCCGAAGTTTATGCAGAGTCTTTGGCAGACGCGCAAGCGCAGCAAACGGCTTGCGCGCAAGTAATAACGCCGGCTAAAAACCAAGCGACCGGTGAGTGCAAAGAATTTCCAACACCCTGTGATGTTCCAAGCGGATGGGATAAAGTCGATTCATGCAAAGCTGCGGCGACGCCAAAAGATACTGTAAAGGAAACCGCCGAGCAATCGGAGAAAACCGGAATTTTTTCATGGACGCTAATTTTGGACATTCTTATCGCCCTGGTAGTTATTGCTGTTGGGTATTATTTCTTCAAGAAAAAGAATGGGAGCATATAGGTACAGACTGTGGGTGTGCAAAAGGATATATAAGCTTTGCAGGGAAATTCTTATTGTGGTTAAATATGACAGGACCCGAATCTTACGATATCATGCAAATTTTTCAGGAATTTCAGCAGGAGCTTCAAAGCATTATCTATCAGAAAGAAGCCATGCGCATGCATTTGCAGGAGCTTGAGGCTTCGTTAAAAGAGCTTTCTGCAGCCAAGAGCGACGTTTACAAGGCAATGGGCGCGATTTTAATCAAAGCAACTCCTGAACTGTTGGCAAAAGAGCTGAATGATGAGCGGGAATTGATTGAAGTGCGCACAAAATCCCTTGAAAAACAGGAAAAAATTGTTCGTGAAAAATTAACCGCGCTTCAGAACCAAGTAATACAGTCGCAGGCCGCAAGAAGCGGCGCTGCAATTCCGGGAAGCGGTGTGAAATGATATTATTTTTCTTCACGTATTTTCTTGAATAGGTATCCAGTATATATTAATGATGCATATGCTTCAATTAAGTATGTTATTCCCAGAAGCAGTTCATCAGGATTTCTAAGCGTAATGTATCTGCTGAGAATTTGATGCGCATCTCCTTGAGGTATCAGCCACCATATTATTACAAGGGGGAGTGTAATAAGAAAATGCCAGTATCTGATAGTCAGGGCAACTTTGCTTGTGGTGATTTTTTTGCTTAACAAATACATCAGAAGTATGTCGATAATAAAAAGAACGTAAAGCCAGAGTGCGCCGCCTCCTATGCTTATTCCAAGCGACCATTCAACATACGTTTCAATCGTCATCATTTCAAGGGAGGGGTAGTAGAAAAACGCCAATAAAAGCGTGAATGTGGTGAACTGCGGCGACTTATCGCCTAAAAGCGGAACAGCCAGCCAAGTTGCAAGTATTGCGGCTGAGCATAATAATATCCTGATTCGGTCAAAGAAAATCAGCCGCTCAATAAATGATTTGCTAATCTGCATTACCTCAAGTAATATTTGTAGGAACCGTATTTATAGATTCGATGAAAATAAAGCATTTAAATAGAATTATTCAATATTTCTTTGGCAAGGATAGGCCGGGGCGCCAGGCGTGCCCTGTTACCCGCAATCGTCTTGGCGGGGGCTAAAGCAATTTTAGCGGCGGATTTTTTTGGAATCCTGTCTCGCGTTTCGAACAGAGACGTCTTGCCCTGTCAGGTCTTTATTGCGCTGAATCTGGTGAGGCCTTGATCGGAGCAGCCATAAGGCGTGATTTAGGCGCTTTCAGGATCACAGGACCGAGGTAGATTCGTGCAGGCAGTTCTGAAGGAGTTCGTCCATAGAATTGCGTTCCTTGCCACTTTTAATCATTTGCAATATTTCTTGGATTAAAAGGTTTCGAATGAGCGCAGCGAATGAGATGATTTTTTGTTTTGCATAACCTTATGCATGGCAAAGCAAAAAAGATGAGTGCTTCGCTTTAAATGATTAATAAGGCGAAGCGAACGGATTTTTAAATGAAGCTTGAAAAGCTGAGAGTTGCGCGCAAGCACAACGAACGGATTTTCAATCTTGTACATACAGTATTGGGTTGAATGGCTTAAAGCCTCAAAACTCAATAATTTTCTTTTCAATCAAGAATGTTCGTACGTCTTCAAAAATTAGTTTATGTCCTTTTGAATTAGGGTGCACGCCGTCTTCGAGAAGGGTCACATAATCTGTTTTTATCCATTTGTCGAAAATATCAATGAAGTGCACATTATTTTTCGCGCAAGCCGCCTTTATTATTTCGTTGTATTTTTCGAGGCGCGCGTTTTTATACGACACCTCAGCATCCCAGAAAACCGGATTTGTCCGCGATTCATCAACAGGTGCCGGAAGCACGCAAATTATGCTGTCCGAATATTTTCGCGCAAGTGCGATTAGCTTATTGATATTTTTTATGAATTT
The genomic region above belongs to Nanoarchaeota archaeon and contains:
- a CDS encoding prefoldin subunit beta, producing the protein MTGPESYDIMQIFQEFQQELQSIIYQKEAMRMHLQELEASLKELSAAKSDVYKAMGAILIKATPELLAKELNDERELIEVRTKSLEKQEKIVREKLTALQNQVIQSQAARSGAAIPGSGVK